In Antennarius striatus isolate MH-2024 chromosome 8, ASM4005453v1, whole genome shotgun sequence, a single window of DNA contains:
- the crtac1a gene encoding cartilage acidic protein 1a isoform X1 gives MWVVAVLLLVVGLGGDQFHAQSSEPMLLDVTQAMLPPDRLNNPTQLNYGMAVTDVDGDGDLEVVVAGYNGPNLVLKYDHIQNRLVNIAIDDTNSPYYSLRDQAGNAIGVTACDVDGDGREEIYFLNTNNAYSGRASYSDKLFKFRNGCFEDLLSDEINVRRGVASWMAGRSVACIDRKGTGRYSIYVANYASGTIGPHALLEMNENDSDVSKGIIALSDVAAEAGVNKLTGGRGVVVGPILNRARSDVFCDNENGPNFLFKNNGDGTFVDEARQSGVEDRYQHGRGVALADFNGDGKTDIVYGNWNGPHRLLLQNSDSKFRNIASGTFAAPSPVRTVIAADFDNDKELDVFFNNIAYRGKAPNRLFRVSRRTDADPLIQELNVGDAAEPLGRGTGGTVTDLDGDGQLDLLLAHGESAQQPISVYKVTQGSSNNWLRIIPRTRFGAFARGAKVTAFTNQSGAHTRIIDGGSGYLCEMEPVAHFGLGDDEVTVMEVSWPDGTSLTRTLQPGEMNSVVEVAYPKEGDATVLSHDTQCGKGFIVRNSFCAGGARHHMQS, from the exons ATGTGGGTTGTTGCTGTGCTCCTTCTCGTGGTCGGACTGGGGGGGGATCAGTTCCACGCCCAGAGCTCTGAGCCCATGCTGTTGGACGTAACGCAGGCGATGCTTCCTCCCGACCGTCTGAACAACCCCACACAGCTCAACTATGGGATGGCTGTAACAGACGTGGATGGTGACGGTGacctggaggtggtggtggcagG GTACAACGGGCCCAACCTGGTGCTGAAGTACGATCACATCCAAAACAGACTGGTCAACATTGCTATTGATGACACAAATTCTCCATACTATTCCCTGAGGGACCAAGCAGGAAATGCTATTGGGGTTACTGCCTGTGATGTTGATGGAGATGGGCGTGAGGAGATCTACTTCCTCAACACAAATAATGCCTACTCTG GACGGGCGAGTTACTCCGACAAGCTCTTCAAGTTTCGTAACGGATGCTTTGAAGACCTTTTGAGCGACGAGATCAATGTGCGCCGTGGCGTTGCTTCGTGGATGGCGGGACGCTCAGTTGCTTGTATTGACAGAAAG GGAACGGGCCGTTACTCCATCTATGTGGCCAACTACGCCAGTGGGACCATCGGTCCCCACGCCCTcttggaaatgaatgaaaacgaCAGTGATGTGAGCAAAGGCATCATCGCTCTGTCAGATGTGGCTGCAGAGGCCGGGGTCAACAAGCTGACAG GTGGGCGCGGCGTGGTGGTTGGACCAATCCTGAACCGGGCCAGGTCAGATGTGTTCTGTGACAACGAGAACGGACCCAACTTCTTGTTTAAGAATAATGGAGATGGAACTTTTGTGGATGAGGCCAGACAGTCAG GCGTGGAGGACCGGTACCAGCATGGCAGAGGCGTAGCTCTGGCCGATTTTAACGGTGATGGAAAGACTGATATTGTCTACGGCAACTGGAACGGCCCACACAGACTTTTACTGCAGAACAGCGACTCCAAATTCCGG AATATTGCCAGTGGTACATTTGCTGCTCCTTCGCCTGTCCGTACAGTCATCGCTGCCGACTTTGACAACGACAAGGAGTTGGACGTGTTTTTCAACAACATCGCTTACAGAGGCAAAGCCCCAAACAGGCTGTTCAG GGTTTCGAGGAGAACTGATGCAGACCCTTTGATCCAGGAGCTAAATGTGGGCGATGCTGCAGAGCCGCTGGGGCGAGGAACAG GGGGCACTGTGACGGACCTGGACGGGGATGGACAGCTGGACCTGCTACTGGCTCATGGAGAAAGCGCCCAACAGCCCATCTCTGTCTACAAGGTCACACAG GGCTCGTCCAACAACTGGTTGCGGATCATCCCTCGCACCCGGTTTGGAGCTTTCGCCCGCGGTGCTAAAGTAACGGCGTTCACCAATCAGAGCGGAGCTCACACACGCATCATTGACGGAGGCTCGGGGTACCTGTGTGAGATGGAGCCCGTCGCACATTTTGGTTTAG GAGACGATGAGGTGACGGTGATGGAGGTCTCTTGGCCCGATGGCACCTCCCTCACTCGGACGCTGCAGCCTGGTGAGATGAACTCCGTGGTGGAGGTAGCCTATCCCAAAGAAGGAGACGCAACCGTGCTTTCTCACGACACACAG TGTGGTAAAGGTTTTATCGTCAGGAACAGCTTCTGTGCAG GTGGTGCACGTCATCACATGCAGTCATGA
- the crtac1a gene encoding cartilage acidic protein 1a isoform X2: MWVVAVLLLVVGLGGDQFHAQSSEPMLLDVTQAMLPPDRLNNPTQLNYGMAVTDVDGDGDLEVVVAGYNGPNLVLKYDHIQNRLVNIAIDDTNSPYYSLRDQAGNAIGVTACDVDGDGREEIYFLNTNNAYSGRASYSDKLFKFRNGCFEDLLSDEINVRRGVASWMAGRSVACIDRKGTGRYSIYVANYASGTIGPHALLEMNENDSDVSKGIIALSDVAAEAGVNKLTGGRGVVVGPILNRARSDVFCDNENGPNFLFKNNGDGTFVDEARQSGVEDRYQHGRGVALADFNGDGKTDIVYGNWNGPHRLLLQNSDSKFRNIASGTFAAPSPVRTVIAADFDNDKELDVFFNNIAYRGKAPNRLFRVSRRTDADPLIQELNVGDAAEPLGRGTGGTVTDLDGDGQLDLLLAHGESAQQPISVYKVTQGSSNNWLRIIPRTRFGAFARGAKVTAFTNQSGAHTRIIDGGSGYLCEMEPVAHFGLGDDEVTVMEVSWPDGTSLTRTLQPGEMNSVVEVAYPKEGDATVLSHDTQCGKGFIVRNSFCAEL; this comes from the exons ATGTGGGTTGTTGCTGTGCTCCTTCTCGTGGTCGGACTGGGGGGGGATCAGTTCCACGCCCAGAGCTCTGAGCCCATGCTGTTGGACGTAACGCAGGCGATGCTTCCTCCCGACCGTCTGAACAACCCCACACAGCTCAACTATGGGATGGCTGTAACAGACGTGGATGGTGACGGTGacctggaggtggtggtggcagG GTACAACGGGCCCAACCTGGTGCTGAAGTACGATCACATCCAAAACAGACTGGTCAACATTGCTATTGATGACACAAATTCTCCATACTATTCCCTGAGGGACCAAGCAGGAAATGCTATTGGGGTTACTGCCTGTGATGTTGATGGAGATGGGCGTGAGGAGATCTACTTCCTCAACACAAATAATGCCTACTCTG GACGGGCGAGTTACTCCGACAAGCTCTTCAAGTTTCGTAACGGATGCTTTGAAGACCTTTTGAGCGACGAGATCAATGTGCGCCGTGGCGTTGCTTCGTGGATGGCGGGACGCTCAGTTGCTTGTATTGACAGAAAG GGAACGGGCCGTTACTCCATCTATGTGGCCAACTACGCCAGTGGGACCATCGGTCCCCACGCCCTcttggaaatgaatgaaaacgaCAGTGATGTGAGCAAAGGCATCATCGCTCTGTCAGATGTGGCTGCAGAGGCCGGGGTCAACAAGCTGACAG GTGGGCGCGGCGTGGTGGTTGGACCAATCCTGAACCGGGCCAGGTCAGATGTGTTCTGTGACAACGAGAACGGACCCAACTTCTTGTTTAAGAATAATGGAGATGGAACTTTTGTGGATGAGGCCAGACAGTCAG GCGTGGAGGACCGGTACCAGCATGGCAGAGGCGTAGCTCTGGCCGATTTTAACGGTGATGGAAAGACTGATATTGTCTACGGCAACTGGAACGGCCCACACAGACTTTTACTGCAGAACAGCGACTCCAAATTCCGG AATATTGCCAGTGGTACATTTGCTGCTCCTTCGCCTGTCCGTACAGTCATCGCTGCCGACTTTGACAACGACAAGGAGTTGGACGTGTTTTTCAACAACATCGCTTACAGAGGCAAAGCCCCAAACAGGCTGTTCAG GGTTTCGAGGAGAACTGATGCAGACCCTTTGATCCAGGAGCTAAATGTGGGCGATGCTGCAGAGCCGCTGGGGCGAGGAACAG GGGGCACTGTGACGGACCTGGACGGGGATGGACAGCTGGACCTGCTACTGGCTCATGGAGAAAGCGCCCAACAGCCCATCTCTGTCTACAAGGTCACACAG GGCTCGTCCAACAACTGGTTGCGGATCATCCCTCGCACCCGGTTTGGAGCTTTCGCCCGCGGTGCTAAAGTAACGGCGTTCACCAATCAGAGCGGAGCTCACACACGCATCATTGACGGAGGCTCGGGGTACCTGTGTGAGATGGAGCCCGTCGCACATTTTGGTTTAG GAGACGATGAGGTGACGGTGATGGAGGTCTCTTGGCCCGATGGCACCTCCCTCACTCGGACGCTGCAGCCTGGTGAGATGAACTCCGTGGTGGAGGTAGCCTATCCCAAAGAAGGAGACGCAACCGTGCTTTCTCACGACACACAG TGTGGTAAAGGTTTTATCGTCAGGAACAGCTTCTGTGCAG AGCTGTGA
- the htra3a gene encoding serine protease HTRA3a isoform X2, whose product MHFLLIAAALLFTHDFPGAAHSQKCPSKCDLSSCPSPSCPSGYVLDKCNCCLVCSPREGDPCARKGDLPCGDGLECRMLAAGSRRGSRGICRCRVEDEVCGNDGRTYGNVCRLTAASRKAQQQGKPAISQAHGGSCAPSDAGQPHPGSPRQKFNFIADVVEKIAPAVVHIELSVRHPLFGRHMRLSSGSGFIVTHSGLIVTNAHVVTAVTTVPGRPQLRVQLHDGDAYEAVVRDVDRKADIATIKVKFNPQKKLPVLSLGRSADLRPGEFVVAIGSPFALQNTVTTGIVSTAQRDGKELGIKDSDIDYIQTDAIINYGNSGGPLVNLDGEVIGINTLKVTAGISFAIPADRVTRFLAESQTKHSKEKTRLHGRPPEEHQSDAGSSGEKKLFLGIRMLAVTKVLVAELKRQIPDFPEVSGGVLVQQVIPDTPAQKGGIKNGDVILKINGRPVRSAEDVRQALQRDQPLLLEIRRGENDLLFSIQPRVIAH is encoded by the exons atgcattttcttttaattgcaGCGGCGCTGCTTTTTACGCACGACTTCCCCGGCGCTGCGCACTCTCAGAAATGTCCATCAAAGTGCGATTTGAGTTCATGTCCGAGCCCCAGCTGCCCCAGCGGGTACGTCTTGGATAAATGTAACTGTTGCCTGGTGTGTTCGCCACGGGAGGGAGACCCCTGCGCCCGCAAAGGCGACCTGCCCTGCGGGGATGGCTTGGAGTGCAGGATGCTCGCCGCGGGGAGTCGGCGTGGCTCCAGAGGGATCTGCCGTTGTAGAGTGGAGGATGAAGTGTGTGGAAATGACGGGAGAACGTACGGTAACGTGTGCAGGCTGACAGCAGCCAGCCGTAAAGCTCAGCAGCAGGGAAAACCAGCCATCAGCCAAGCGCACGGAGGATCGTGCGCGCCTTCGGACGCAG GTCAGCCTCATCCCGGCAGCCCGCGTCAAAAGTTCAACTTCATCGCCGACGTGGTGGAGAAAATCGCGCCTGCAGTTGTCCACATTGAACTGTCTGTGAG ACATCCTTTGTTCGGACGCCACATGCGTCTCTCCAGCGGTTCTGGTTTCATTGTGACCCACTCGGGGTTGATCGTGACCAACGCTCACGTGGTAACCGCGGTGACCACGGTACCGGGGAGACCCCAGCTGCGTGTGCAGCTCCACGATGGCGACGCGTACGAGGCTGTGGTCAGAGACGTGGACAGGAAGGCCGACATCGCGACCATCAAGGTCAAATTCAACCCtcag AAGAAGCTTCCTGTGTTGTCTCTGGGTCGCTCAGCTGATTTGAGACCCGGGGAGTTTGTGGTGGCCATCGGAAGCCCGTTCGCCCTGCAGAACACCGTCACCACCGGCATCGTCAGCACCGCTCAGAGGGACGGCAAGGAGCTGGGCATCAAGGACTCAGACATAGACTACATCCAGACGGACGCAATCATCAAT TACGGCAACTCTGGAGGACCTCTCGTAAACCTG GATGGCGAGGTGATAGGCATCAACACTTTGAAAGTGACGGCAGGGATCTCCTTCGCCATACCCGCAGACAGAGTCACCCGCTTCCTCGCCGAGTCGCAGACTAAACACAGCAAAG AGAAGACCAGACTGCACGGGAGACCTCCAGAGGAGCATCAGTCTGATGCAG GGTCGTCTGGAgagaagaaactgtttttaggCATCCGGATGCTCGCTGTCACCAAAGT ACTGGTGGCAGAGTTGAAACGTCAGATTCCAGACTTTCCTGAGGTCAGCGGTGGAGTGTTGGTGCAGCAGGTCATACCCGACACCCCGGCACAAAA AGGAGGGATTAAGAACGGTGACGTCATACTCAAAATAAACGGACGACCAGTCAGGAGCGCTGAAGACGTCCGCCAGGCGCTGCAACGCGATCAGCCTCTCCTGCTTGAGATCCGGCGAGGAGAGAACGACTTACTGTTCAGCATCCAGCCTCGAGTCATCGCACACTGA
- the htra3a gene encoding serine protease HTRA3a isoform X1, with the protein MHFLLIAAALLFTHDFPGAAHSQKCPSKCDLSSCPSPSCPSGYVLDKCNCCLVCSPREGDPCARKGDLPCGDGLECRMLAAGSRRGSRGICRCRVEDEVCGNDGRTYGNVCRLTAASRKAQQQGKPAISQAHGGSCAPSDAGQPHPGSPRQKFNFIADVVEKIAPAVVHIELSVRHPLFGRHMRLSSGSGFIVTHSGLIVTNAHVVTAVTTVPGRPQLRVQLHDGDAYEAVVRDVDRKADIATIKVKFNPQKKLPVLSLGRSADLRPGEFVVAIGSPFALQNTVTTGIVSTAQRDGKELGIKDSDIDYIQTDAIINYGNSGGPLVNLDGEVIGINTLKVTAGISFAIPADRVTRFLAESQTKHSKVNVVLTEKTRLHGRPPEEHQSDAGSSGEKKLFLGIRMLAVTKVLVAELKRQIPDFPEVSGGVLVQQVIPDTPAQKGGIKNGDVILKINGRPVRSAEDVRQALQRDQPLLLEIRRGENDLLFSIQPRVIAH; encoded by the exons atgcattttcttttaattgcaGCGGCGCTGCTTTTTACGCACGACTTCCCCGGCGCTGCGCACTCTCAGAAATGTCCATCAAAGTGCGATTTGAGTTCATGTCCGAGCCCCAGCTGCCCCAGCGGGTACGTCTTGGATAAATGTAACTGTTGCCTGGTGTGTTCGCCACGGGAGGGAGACCCCTGCGCCCGCAAAGGCGACCTGCCCTGCGGGGATGGCTTGGAGTGCAGGATGCTCGCCGCGGGGAGTCGGCGTGGCTCCAGAGGGATCTGCCGTTGTAGAGTGGAGGATGAAGTGTGTGGAAATGACGGGAGAACGTACGGTAACGTGTGCAGGCTGACAGCAGCCAGCCGTAAAGCTCAGCAGCAGGGAAAACCAGCCATCAGCCAAGCGCACGGAGGATCGTGCGCGCCTTCGGACGCAG GTCAGCCTCATCCCGGCAGCCCGCGTCAAAAGTTCAACTTCATCGCCGACGTGGTGGAGAAAATCGCGCCTGCAGTTGTCCACATTGAACTGTCTGTGAG ACATCCTTTGTTCGGACGCCACATGCGTCTCTCCAGCGGTTCTGGTTTCATTGTGACCCACTCGGGGTTGATCGTGACCAACGCTCACGTGGTAACCGCGGTGACCACGGTACCGGGGAGACCCCAGCTGCGTGTGCAGCTCCACGATGGCGACGCGTACGAGGCTGTGGTCAGAGACGTGGACAGGAAGGCCGACATCGCGACCATCAAGGTCAAATTCAACCCtcag AAGAAGCTTCCTGTGTTGTCTCTGGGTCGCTCAGCTGATTTGAGACCCGGGGAGTTTGTGGTGGCCATCGGAAGCCCGTTCGCCCTGCAGAACACCGTCACCACCGGCATCGTCAGCACCGCTCAGAGGGACGGCAAGGAGCTGGGCATCAAGGACTCAGACATAGACTACATCCAGACGGACGCAATCATCAAT TACGGCAACTCTGGAGGACCTCTCGTAAACCTG GATGGCGAGGTGATAGGCATCAACACTTTGAAAGTGACGGCAGGGATCTCCTTCGCCATACCCGCAGACAGAGTCACCCGCTTCCTCGCCGAGTCGCAGACTAAACACAGCAAAG TAAATGTTGTTTTAACAGAGAAGACCAGACTGCACGGGAGACCTCCAGAGGAGCATCAGTCTGATGCAG GGTCGTCTGGAgagaagaaactgtttttaggCATCCGGATGCTCGCTGTCACCAAAGT ACTGGTGGCAGAGTTGAAACGTCAGATTCCAGACTTTCCTGAGGTCAGCGGTGGAGTGTTGGTGCAGCAGGTCATACCCGACACCCCGGCACAAAA AGGAGGGATTAAGAACGGTGACGTCATACTCAAAATAAACGGACGACCAGTCAGGAGCGCTGAAGACGTCCGCCAGGCGCTGCAACGCGATCAGCCTCTCCTGCTTGAGATCCGGCGAGGAGAGAACGACTTACTGTTCAGCATCCAGCCTCGAGTCATCGCACACTGA
- the gpr78a gene encoding G-protein coupled receptor 26 — MSIPEFLLEVSIVVIAVVSLLTNLSVLLCFTQSAELKSLVPGIFILNLSFSNVLLTIFNMPATFLGVVNGAKPFGDSLCQAIAFAETFLTTNAMLSMAALGMDRWVAVVFPLRYSSKMRHRDAFLIVAYCWLQSLTFSLTQLLMNWGGYSHTYASCTVHLDAEEGSHLAAYATFTALFHCSSFALCLFVLCFAYLKVLKVARSHCKRIDVITVQTLLLLVDLHPSVRERCLAEQKKRRQRATKKICIFIGSFVLCFSPYVITRLVALTSVFIPRYWGVAAKCLSYAKTSTDPFVYCLLRQQYRKVLVGIISQVLRKDRFSLSIHSASSTLDTADDACIARIT; from the exons ATGAGCATACCCGAGTTCCTTCTGGAAGTGTCCATCGTGGTGATCGCCGTCGTGTCGCTCCTGACAAACTTGTCAGTGCTGCTATGTTTCACCCAAAGTGCCGAGTTAAAGTCCCTCGTGCCAGGTATCTTCATCCTAAACCTCTCCTTCTCCAACGTCCTCCTCACCATCTTCAACATGCCCGCCACGTTTCTCGGAGTGGTCAACGGCGCCAAGCCTTTCGGGGACTCTCTCTGTCAGGCGATCGCGTTTGCCGAGACTTTCCTGACCACTAACGCGATGCTGAGCATGGCCGCGCTGGGCATGGACAGGTGGGTGGCCGTGGTGTTCCCACTGAGGTACTCCAGCAAGATGCGCCACAGGGACGCCTTCCTAATCGTGGCGTACTGCTGGCTGCAGAGTCTGACCTTCTCGCTGACCCAGCTGTTGATGAACTGGGGGGGTTACAGCCACACCTACGCGTCGTGCACGGTTCACCTGGACGCGGAGGAAGGGTCTCACCTGGCCGCTTATGCGACCTTCACGGCTCTGTTCCACTGCAGCAGCTTTGCGCTCTGCCTCTTCGTCCTGTGCTTCGCCTACCTGAAGGTCCTGAAGGTCGCCCGGTCCCACTGCAAGAGGATAGACGTGATTACGGTGCAGACTTTACTCCTGCTGGTTGATCTTCACCCCAG CGTGAGGGAGCGGTGTCTGGCCgaacagaagaagaggaggcagcgAGCCACCAAAAAAATATGCATCTTCATCGGCTCCTTCGTCCTCTGCTTCTCACCGTATGTGATCACGAG GTTGGTGGCGTTAACCTCGGTGTTCATACCCCGGTATTGGGGCGTTGCTGCCAAATGTCTGTCGTACGCCAAGACGTCGACCGACCCGTTCGTGTACTGTCTGCTGCGGCAGCAGTACAggaaggtcttggttggcaTCATCAGCCAAGTTTTGAGAAAGGATCgcttctccctctccatccacAGCGCGAGCAGCACCCTGGACACCGCAGACGACGCCTGCATCGCTAGAATCACCTGA